The proteins below come from a single Vanacampus margaritifer isolate UIUO_Vmar chromosome 10, RoL_Vmar_1.0, whole genome shotgun sequence genomic window:
- the LOC144059582 gene encoding uncharacterized protein LOC144059582 isoform X1 has product MVEMCVSTSSGRLAAGNQTASSSSYQSRDTMDSVRSAFHTQVAAVMESLLAAAVCEIAKIFENSMCEQQAQISSLLAKLEQVERRQSTMPGGGGTAGEGEDTLRTKRLIEAGKEPDGVDNKSSRNKPKEVTDSNTSVKQEPPLASQDLEENVITDQRITDSLTDAHTKGKLSHCNQMRPTEDRPQHESVCPPFLSTSKIGCCSPGNETSLSQPRQWLPVLDDTRGRMCSQEGLQVTGTSCFVTAGTSTGTDMTENNTKEEINHFVFTEHKPEKHNSHQKTEHNLRAEQTEVQQHQPQVLSPWSDDRSGSFSHARQALCSNRDSLRRQSSSEALKTRQASLLSRSGAPSGGSGRPYTCPYCAKTFTYPSHQRRHLLRHTGVRLHPCQFCDKSFLTPSELTVHTRTHTGERPFGCVQCGKRFARSGNLRAHQRDVHMRKRPFACAECGKRFAHRGNLRVHNHRVHQGDPYYMEQQQEPDIAST; this is encoded by the exons atggtggaaatgtgtgtgtcaACGTCTAGTGGCAGATTGGCAGCTGGCAATCAGACAGCCTCATCTTCGAGCTATCAATCACGTGACACCATGGACAGCGTGCGGAGCGCCTTCCATACTCAGGTGGCCGCTGTCATGGAGTCTCTGCTTGCTGCAGCCGTGTGCGAGATCGCCAAGATCTTCGAGAACAGCATGTGTGAGCAGCAGGCGCAGATATCCAGCCTCCTCGCCAAGCTGGAGCAAGTGGAGAGGAGGCAGAGTACCATGCCAGGAGGAGGAGGCACGGCTGGTGAGGGAGAGGACACCTTGAGGACAAAACGTCTGATAGAAGCAG GAAAGGAGCCAGATGGTGTTGACAATAAGAGCTCCCGGAATAAGCCGAAGGAGGTCACAGATTCTAACACTTCAGTAAAGCAAGAG CCTCCGTTGGCGTCTCAAGACTTGGAGGAAAATGTCATCACAGACCAGAGGATAACTGATTCGCTGACTGACGCACACACTAAAGGCAAAT TGTCTCATTGCAATCAGATGAGGCCTACTGAAGACCGACCACAGCATGAAAGTGTTTGCCCCCCTTTTCTCTCCACTTCCAAGATTGGATGTTGCTCCCCAGGAAATGAAACTAGCCTATCCCAGCCTAGGCAGTGGTTACCCGTTTTGGATGACACTCGAGGTAGGATGTGTAGCCAGGAGGGGTTGCAGGTGACAGGCACCAGCTGCTTTGTTACAGCCGGCACCAGTACCGGCACTGACATGACTGAGAACAACACCAAAGAGGAAATTAACCATTTCGTATTCACGGAGCACAAACCAGAGAAGCACAACTCTCATCAAAAGACAGAGCATAACCTAAGGGCAGAGCAAACTGAGGTTCAGCAACATCAGCCGCAGGTTCTCTCACCATGGAGTGATGACAGGAGTGGCTCTTTTAGTCACGCTAGGCAAGCCTTATGTAGCAACAGAGACTCCCTTCGCAGGCAGTCCAGTTCGGAGGCTCTCAAGACACGACAAGCAAGCCTCCTGAGCCGCAGTGGAGCTCCCAGCGGAGGGAGCGGTCGCCCTTACACCTGCCCGTACTGTGCCAAAACCTTCACCTACCCCTCCCATCAACGCAGACACCTGTTACGCCACACAGGGGTCCGCTTGCATCCTTGCCAGTTCTGCGACAAGAGCTTCCTCACCCCATCAGAGCTCACCGtccacactcgcacgcacaccgGCGAGCGGCCTTTTGGTTGCGTGCAGTGCGGCAAGCGCTTCGCCCGCAGTGGCAACTTGAGAGCCCACCAACGGGACGTTCACATGCGGAAGAGGCCCTTTGCTTGTGCCGAGTGTGGAAAGAGGTTCGCCCACAGAGGGAACCTTAGGGTGCACAATCACAGAGTCCACCAAGGTGATCCGTACTACatggagcagcagcaggaacCTGACATTGCCTCCACTTAA
- the LOC144059590 gene encoding macrophage migration inhibitory factor-like, with translation MPIFAVNTNFAKGDLPATLMTEATEELVKVTGKPVELIAVHVHADQIIMIGGKEDPCALCSFHSIEKISCDQIKQYSKLLCGLLNKQLGISPDRIYINFVDMDACKLAWNNTSLG, from the exons ATGCCGATCTTTGCTGTTAACACCAACTTTGCCAAAGGCGACCTGCCGGCCACTCTAATGACAGAAGCTACAGAGGAGCTAGTTAAAGTCACTGGCAAGCCTGTAGAG CTCATTGCTGTGCATGTCCACGCGGATCAAATTATAATGATTGGTGGAAAGGAAGATCCATGTGCACTCTGTTCGTTTCACAGCATTGAGAAGATCAGCTGTGATCAAATCAAGCAGTACTCTAAACTACTGTGTGGACTACTCAACAAACAGCTTGGCATATCTCCAGACAG gatttatattaattttgtaGACATGGATGCTTGCAAATTGGCctggaacaacactagtttgGGCTGA
- the LOC144059579 gene encoding zinc-binding protein A33-like, with translation MAEAGALEELQSELTCPVCLEIFRDPVILECGHHFCQVCIVQCWEAKSDEQSTCPKCRKTCARKLRPNSLLCNVVDSVRRAQAMDADAGGGAGAPPPPPGSGWDPEGPPEELEEREPGSSMSSVASSVGHWPRLFGMDMCEEHEEKLKLYCEDDQLPICLVCGMSRDHKTHNVIPINEAFENYKDKLSVALERVQQQSEDASLFQKNTNEKILLIKERAGDLEEMVTGEFGRLREFLQEEEDRIKQKLQKQKEEKLTELEEALTEATRQISQLESIADQLQFKLMEEENPEQLKGIKDFIGGAESLFERPPEVSVDLQSGEFVGPLQYRTWRQMSAVFQPAVTAVSLDPNTAYPCLWVSLCRTSVQVGKIQPNLPNNPERFTRYNIVLGSEAFSSGRHYWEVEVGSKTAWGLGVARASVNRKDEINLCPEDGFWTLVLRDNGDGTSEYEACTDAEEDSLLYPAKPPRRVGVYLDCGRGEVAFYDAGDMSHLFTFYDAKFDEAVYPYFNPWPIINGYNWEPLTIVTPHWG, from the exons ATGGCGGAGGCCGGCGCGCTTGAAGAGCTCCAGTCGGAACTCACCTGTCCGGTGTGTCTGGAGATCTTCCGCGACCCTGTCATCCTCGAGTGCGGGCACCACTTCTGCCAGGTTTGCATCGTCCAATGCTGGGAGGCCAAGTCGGACGAGCAGTCCACTTGCCCAAAGTGCCGCAAAACTTGCGCGCGCAAACTGCGACCCAACTCGCTCCTGTGTAACGTGGTGGACAGCGTGCGTCGAGCACAGGCCATGGACGCTGACGCCGGGGGTGGGGCgggagcgccgccgccgccgcccggctcCGGCTGGGACCCGGAAGgaccgccggaggagctggaggAGAGGGAGCCTGGGTCCAGCATGAGCAGCGTCGCCTCGTCCGTCGGGCATTGGCCGCGCCTGTTCGGAATGGACATGTGCGAGGAACATGAGGAGAAACTCAAACTTTACTGCGAGGACGACCAGCTGCCAATATGTCTGGTTTGTGGCATGTCCCGAGACCACAAGACGCACAACGTCATCCCCATTAACGAGGCCTTTGAGAACTATAAG GATAAACTGTCGGTGGCTCTGGAGAGAGTTCAGCAGCAGTCAGAAGACGCCTCACTtttccaaaaaaacacaaatgaaaaaatccTTCTCAttaag GAGCGAGCAGGGGATCTGGAGGAGATGGTCACTGGGGAGTTTGGCCGTCTGAGGGAGTTCctccaggaggaggaggaccgcATTAAGCAGAAACTGCAGAAGCAAAAGGAGGAGAAACTCACCGAGTTGGAGGAGGCGCTCACAGAAGCCACGCGGCAAATTAGCCAGCTGGAAAGCATCGCCGACCAGCTCCAGTTCAAACTGATGGAGGAAGAAAACCCCGAACAACTCAAG GGAATTAAAGATTTTATTGGCGG gGCTGAGAGCTTGTTTGAGCGCCCCCCAGAGGTGAGTGTGGATCTACAGTCAGGAGAGTTTGTGGGACCTTTGCAGTACAGGACCTGGAGGCAAATGAGTGCAGTTTTTCAGCCTG CTGTGACCGCGGTGTCACTGGACCCAAATACGGCCTACCCTTGCCTGTGGGTTTCCTTATGTCGCACCAGCGTCCAGGTGGGTAAAATCCAGCCCAACCTGCCCAACAACCCAGAACGCTTTACTCGTTACAACATCGTCCTCGGCTCGGAGGCCTTTTCCTCGGGCAGACACTACTGGGAGGTGGAGGTGGGCTCCAAGACGGCGTGGGGTCTCGGCGTGGCCCGAGCCTCTGTCAACAGGAAGGATGAAATCAACCTCTGCCCCGAGGACGGTTTCTGGACCCTGGTGCTGAGGGACAACGGAGATGGCACCAGCGAATACGAAGCATGCACGGACGCAGAGGAGGATAGCTTGTTATATCCAGCCAAACCCCCCAGGCGGGTGGGCGTCTATCTGGACTGCGGCCGCGGTGAAGTGGCCTTTTATGACGCCGGAGACATGAGCCACCTGTTCACCTTCTATGATGCCAAATTCGATGAGGCAGTTTACCCATACTTTAATCCCTGGCCTATTATTAACGGCTACAATTGGGAGCCGCTGACCATTGTCACGCCGCACTGGGGATAG
- the LOC144059578 gene encoding uncharacterized protein LOC144059578 → MEESVTTFETHLTAVMDGLIRASVCEITKLFQETVADYLVELSLNRKENDALKLRLRLTENKLRTERMYGAGWAAGRRNGGPAAEEGGRHKRKVETERKSKKGPAAAYRRGWPGGMWEEGGGGGGGAGAAVMAPGQGGKDSRQMYLVQLPRGEEDEEGMVQDEEGEGSLSGEGEETTSIKEEFPPNDGYQPASLRLIKEALKMERPNHNFCDTSRAPSEGDPANRPLSLTSAKKEDDDWDAGTVEQSEGGMTADELRGLESALRAERGREQAAMTASQPEGPAMQVASPPKYIGLDGMEQDGDGEPQPPTLQREDQLGRGRVKERAKGRVRPAGFGTGRLRKTRESDSALSGEDGAEHGESEHMHPSAAGSAGESAGEEDAAPDLLHFCPQCGGGFTTEAEMEEHPCPLGGAHLQNSGGEENVFPCAHCGNTFSHAWALKNHECACAAERPHCCEICGKRFTHSRSLERHHLVHTGERPHQCPLCGRSFSRLGNLERHQRIHTGERPYGCEACGKRFSRVEYLKRHQLIHNGEKASMQCSACGGNFRDVEQLKSHQCF, encoded by the exons ATGGAGGAATCGGTGACCACGTTCGAGACGCATTTGACAGCCGTCATGGACGGCCTCATCCGGGCGTCCGTGTGCGAGATCACCAAACTGTTCCAGGAGACGGTGGCCGACTACCTGGTGGAGCTTTCCCTCAACCGGAAGGAGAATGACGCTCTCAAGTTGCGTCTGAGGCTCACCGAGAACAAGCTGAGGACGGAGCGCATGTACGGCGCCGGCTGGGCCGCCGGCCGCCGCAACGGCGGACCCGCGGCCGAGGAGGGAGGACGGCACAAACGGAAAGTTGAGACGGAGC GCAAGTCGAAGAAGGGCCCTGCAGCAGCCTATCGCAGAGGCTGGCCTGGAGGCATGTGGGAGgaaggcggaggaggaggaggaggagcaggagcagCGGTGATGGCACCGGGGCAAGGAGGGAAAGATTCCAGACAGATGTACCTTGTTCAGCTCCCCAGGGGTGAAGAGGATGAGGAAGGCATGGTGCAAGATGAGGAAGGGGAGGGCAGCCTGagcggggagggggaggagacgACCAGCATCAAAGAGGAG TTTCCTCCGAACGACGGATATCAGCCGGCTTCTCTCAGGCTGATCAAAGAAGCTCTGAAGATGGAGCGGCCAAACCACAACTTCTGTGATACTTCCAGAGCCCCGAGTGAAG GAGACCCAGCAAATCGTCCCTTGAGTCTGACCTCCGCCAAGAAAGAGGACGACGACTGGGACGCGGGCACAGTGGAGCAATCGGAGGGCGGGATGACCGCAGACGAGCTGAGGGGTTTGGAGTCGGCGCTGAGGGCTGAAAGAGGCCGCGAGCAGGCGGCCATGACGGCCTCGCAGCCCGAGGGCCCGGCGATGCAGGTGGCCTCGCCTCCCAAGTACATCGGACTGGACGGCATGGAGCAGGACGGAGACGGCGAGCCACAGCCGCCCACGCTGCAGCGAGAGGACCAGTTGGGCCGAGGCCGGGTGAAAGAGCGGGCGAAGGGCCGCGTGAGGCCGGCGGGGTTCGGGACGGGCAGGTTAAGGAAGACGAGAGAGAGTGACTCCGCTCTGAGTGGCGAGGATGGAGCGGAGCACGGGGAGTCTGAGCACATGCACCCGTCCGCCGCGGGAAGCGCGGGGGAGAGCGCAGGCGAGGAGGACGCCGCCCCCGATCTGCTCCACTTCTGCCCTCAGTGCGGAGGCGGCTTCACAACAGAAGCTGAGATGGAGGAGCATCCCTGCCCACTAGGTGGCGCCCATTTACAGAACAGTGGCGGCGAGGAGAACGTTTTCCCTTGCGCCCACTGCGGGAATACTTTCAGCCACGCGTGGGCGCTCAAGAACCACGAGTGCGCCTGCGCCGCCGAGAGGCCGCACTGCTGCGAGATTTGCGGCAAGCGCTTCACGCACTCGCGTTCTTTAGAGCGCCACCACCTGGTGCACACGGGCGAGAGGCCGCACCAGTGCCCGTTATGCGGCCGCAGCTTCAGCCGCCTCGGGAACCTGGAGCGCCACCAGAGGATCCACACGGGCGAACGCCCTTACGGGTGCGAGGCGTGCGGGAAGCGATTCAGTCGAGTGGAGTACTTAAAGAGACACCAGCTGATTCACAACGGCGAGAAGGCCTCAATGCAGTGCTCTGCCTGCGGGGGGAACTTCCGCGATGTGGAGCAGCTGAAAAGCCACCAGTGTTTTTGA
- the mif gene encoding macrophage migration inhibitory factor, which translates to MPMFVVNTNVAKGSVPTALLTEATEELAKAMGKPAQYIAVQINPDQMMMFGAKGDPCALCSLHSIGKIGASQNKQYSKLLCGLLNKHLGVSPDRIYINFVDMEASNVAWNNSTFG; encoded by the exons ATGCCGATGTTTGTAGTGAACACAAACGTGGCCAAAGGCAGCGTGCCGACGGCTCTGCTAACAGAAGCGACCGAAGAGCTGGCTAAAGCTATGGGCAAGCCTGCGCAA TACATTGCTGTGCAAATCAACCCAGATCAAATGATGATGTTTGGAGCAAAGGGAGACCCGTGTGCACTGTGCTCCCTCCACAGCATTGGAAAGATTGGCGCTTCTCAAAACAAGCAGTACTCTAAACTGCTTTGTGGACTGCTCAACAAACACTTGGGCGTGTCTCCTGACAG gatttatattaattttgtgGACATGGAAGCGAGCAATGTGGCCTGGAACAACTCTACTTTTGGCTGA
- the LOC144059582 gene encoding uncharacterized protein LOC144059582 isoform X2 has product MDSVRSAFHTQVAAVMESLLAAAVCEIAKIFENSMCEQQAQISSLLAKLEQVERRQSTMPGGGGTAGEGEDTLRTKRLIEAGKEPDGVDNKSSRNKPKEVTDSNTSVKQEPPLASQDLEENVITDQRITDSLTDAHTKGKLSHCNQMRPTEDRPQHESVCPPFLSTSKIGCCSPGNETSLSQPRQWLPVLDDTRGRMCSQEGLQVTGTSCFVTAGTSTGTDMTENNTKEEINHFVFTEHKPEKHNSHQKTEHNLRAEQTEVQQHQPQVLSPWSDDRSGSFSHARQALCSNRDSLRRQSSSEALKTRQASLLSRSGAPSGGSGRPYTCPYCAKTFTYPSHQRRHLLRHTGVRLHPCQFCDKSFLTPSELTVHTRTHTGERPFGCVQCGKRFARSGNLRAHQRDVHMRKRPFACAECGKRFAHRGNLRVHNHRVHQGDPYYMEQQQEPDIAST; this is encoded by the exons ATGGACAGCGTGCGGAGCGCCTTCCATACTCAGGTGGCCGCTGTCATGGAGTCTCTGCTTGCTGCAGCCGTGTGCGAGATCGCCAAGATCTTCGAGAACAGCATGTGTGAGCAGCAGGCGCAGATATCCAGCCTCCTCGCCAAGCTGGAGCAAGTGGAGAGGAGGCAGAGTACCATGCCAGGAGGAGGAGGCACGGCTGGTGAGGGAGAGGACACCTTGAGGACAAAACGTCTGATAGAAGCAG GAAAGGAGCCAGATGGTGTTGACAATAAGAGCTCCCGGAATAAGCCGAAGGAGGTCACAGATTCTAACACTTCAGTAAAGCAAGAG CCTCCGTTGGCGTCTCAAGACTTGGAGGAAAATGTCATCACAGACCAGAGGATAACTGATTCGCTGACTGACGCACACACTAAAGGCAAAT TGTCTCATTGCAATCAGATGAGGCCTACTGAAGACCGACCACAGCATGAAAGTGTTTGCCCCCCTTTTCTCTCCACTTCCAAGATTGGATGTTGCTCCCCAGGAAATGAAACTAGCCTATCCCAGCCTAGGCAGTGGTTACCCGTTTTGGATGACACTCGAGGTAGGATGTGTAGCCAGGAGGGGTTGCAGGTGACAGGCACCAGCTGCTTTGTTACAGCCGGCACCAGTACCGGCACTGACATGACTGAGAACAACACCAAAGAGGAAATTAACCATTTCGTATTCACGGAGCACAAACCAGAGAAGCACAACTCTCATCAAAAGACAGAGCATAACCTAAGGGCAGAGCAAACTGAGGTTCAGCAACATCAGCCGCAGGTTCTCTCACCATGGAGTGATGACAGGAGTGGCTCTTTTAGTCACGCTAGGCAAGCCTTATGTAGCAACAGAGACTCCCTTCGCAGGCAGTCCAGTTCGGAGGCTCTCAAGACACGACAAGCAAGCCTCCTGAGCCGCAGTGGAGCTCCCAGCGGAGGGAGCGGTCGCCCTTACACCTGCCCGTACTGTGCCAAAACCTTCACCTACCCCTCCCATCAACGCAGACACCTGTTACGCCACACAGGGGTCCGCTTGCATCCTTGCCAGTTCTGCGACAAGAGCTTCCTCACCCCATCAGAGCTCACCGtccacactcgcacgcacaccgGCGAGCGGCCTTTTGGTTGCGTGCAGTGCGGCAAGCGCTTCGCCCGCAGTGGCAACTTGAGAGCCCACCAACGGGACGTTCACATGCGGAAGAGGCCCTTTGCTTGTGCCGAGTGTGGAAAGAGGTTCGCCCACAGAGGGAACCTTAGGGTGCACAATCACAGAGTCCACCAAGGTGATCCGTACTACatggagcagcagcaggaacCTGACATTGCCTCCACTTAA
- the LOC144059585 gene encoding endonuclease domain-containing 1 protein-like — protein sequence MYSSIGALFLLFSWFDCLVLGEIHQDFSKCLNFFYKRTPPQGVNAAGYQPICQRFENQYRFAGMYHRQRRIPLYSAYLISSADGKRPNSTWMYEPQLSFSGASPEMKPFDTPVDQNVIESQAVLADYRNSNYTKGHLNPSMHQKTQQDRVATFTLTNIVPQQAGSNSGPWNSLEKGVLRKFKAFCEGPMYVITGAVPYANGAHWIKNRVSVPEYMWSAYCCPSYKANLPRDVRPMFPTYAAVGRNDRNSSEEIVPVNPKMRSLFRGYDVRKMPLDTLEGILAQRLAMPISLFEGQCQ from the exons ATGTATTCCTCCATCGGAGCTCTCTTTCTACTCTTTAGCTGGTTCGACTGTCTTGTCCTCGGAGAGATCCACCAGGACTTCTCCAAATGCTTAAATTTCTTCTATAAGAGAACCCCACCGCAGGGTGTAAACGCTGCGGGATACCAGCCTATATGCCAGCGCTTTGAAAACCAGTACCGCTTTGCCGGCATGTACCACCGTCAGCGTCGCATACCTTTGTACTCGGCATATTTAATCAGCTCTGCAGATGGAAAACGACCCAATTCTACCTGGATGTACGAGCCACAG TTGTCTTTTTCCGGCGCCAGCCCTGAAATGAAGCCATTCGACACACCAGTGGATCAGAACGTGATAGAAAGTCAAGCAGTGCTCGCAGATTACAGGAATTCCAACTACACCAAGGGCCATCTCAATCCCAGCATGCACCAGAAGACACAACAAGACCGCGTGGCCACCTTCACCCTGACCAATATTGTCCCTCAACAGGCGGGCTCCAACTCAGGCCCCTGGAATTCTCTGGAAAAGGGAGTGCTGAGGAAGTTCAAGGCCTTCTGCGAGGGTCCCATGTATGTGATCACAGGGGCCGTGCCTTATGCAAATGGCGCTCATTGGATCAAGAACAGGGTGTCTGTCCCCGAGTACATGTGGTCCGCCTACTGCTGCCCGTCGTATAAGGCCAATCTTCCTCGGGATGTGCGGCCAATGTTTCCAACGTACGCCGCTGTGGGCAGAAACGACCGCAACAGTAGCGAGGAGATTGTTCCAGTGAACCCCAAAATGAGAAGCTTGTTCCGGGGCTACGACGTGAGGAAGATGCCTCTGGACACCCTGGAGGGCATCCTGGCACAAAGGTTGGCCATGCCCATCAGTTTGTTTGAGGGCCAGTGTCAGTAG